The following are from one region of the Hippocampus zosterae strain Florida chromosome 9, ASM2543408v3, whole genome shotgun sequence genome:
- the LOC127607700 gene encoding ral GTPase-activating protein subunit beta-like isoform X6, with product MAVSACRIGPVDTGCHCSNIQVPDEDATLIPDDMDHQVTLQTWFRFLHLISNPVDLKRPPAYGPVPPGQEDVFLTAMSTISRLVDAFLGVSVVCGEPGDQTLMNTGHNLTISHVSSCPHHVSVLLLVSSSFYCCDLAGLSTRIHFRDRLPSLGVAVTRSPFRDRLPSYGVSRPRSGSAPPNPVNILSMPSKSPPPPHTRQKTSNISKATGKPQIGSSQTSPSFHPWKSSSGLSAFSWVLYSYPRGPPSPMRGSVDSLLHLFGFCLFDAALVDKDSAPNDRWEDGRAEACGTLCRIFCCKKTSEDVLPVYLSRFYAVLLQGLWVCESLSPVVSSILLHSSSLFCCDLPGVNLLLPSFISILEKVLLEREMLSLKAFVSLADLRRASILVLMSLLPLPQQFGPVQLASLRDTSDDEATTGSFQSHKLRLIGLLMGSLQTEADSTNTQMLLAAVLTLVQDCALKELEGQTHQATKTHYAGHRGTKRTDRSTDQSAMAAVLWIDIVHLLTQHLTVQWRNDSGVCLVAMEILAGLARVNVAVAEQEKKRVVSSICRYIEFQCGRPPPLHSRELHSIIVVAFHCLSTWITSHHDILEDQECLLELFEIVELGVSGSKSRQEEEVRCREEKELNPVSLRVKEAAEATLNCIMQVSGASSSFGSSSDEDALIGCSGLSDRTLKKFRYFALDASVILGILEQDQGPEQASASCPSLMVLIRGQFSHHSWILQQRLHPREEKNSPKFSMQKAVRLQESGGGEDQVYAAISHCGSGVKNPLSLETINTVPLVEADMSIPDIWEGLTEEEKQRLNHLRATLEQQQLVEADICRSVAITTCAPAPCPRPATHVQNARLFLSHLGLVTPETVKEFGSGDVPAQLVSLDSSIPGFCEDLRRLDQLPFKTQDSAFIFYVRAGQKTATEILHNVESCANVSCHFLDFLSSLGRPVARRRREVVEFVAALGQSGGHAFDGDRFVLKYEDALTDITFIVPSSSSPAWSKQWKEADSDLQRLAEDRHKSKLMIVWVERLEDIEAFPVCELTKSQSSNCPRDVSVSAWETQVMFVHGLRSGLFRIITRGNSGSKWSLLPPLVDGIVVSRRTLGPLVMETMLNGCRRRQSCGDSAPPPHVNRKLLIGEMVGRYRTRRSEPADFYGALFQQP from the exons ATGGCGGTTTCAGCCTGCCGCATTGGACCAGTGGACACGGGTTGTCACTGCTCTAACATCCAG GTCCCAGATGAGGACGCCACTCTGATCCCTGATGACATGGACCACCAAGTCACCCTCCAGACCTGGTTCAGGTTTCTGCATTTGATTAG TAATCCTGTAGACCTGAAGCGTCCACCGGCTTACGGCCCAGTTCCTCCAGGACAGGAAGACGTCTTCCTCACAGCCATGTCTACCATCAGTAGATTGGTGGATGCATTTCTGG GTGTCTCTGTGGTCTGTGGAGAACCAGGGGACCAAACGCTGATGAACACAGGTCATAATCTTACCATCAGCCATGTCTCTTCATGTCCACATCACGTGTCTGTTCTCCTTCtcgtctcttcttctttttattgttGTGACCTTGCAGGACTTTCAACCAGAATCCATTTTAGAGACCGTCTGCCTTCTCTCG GTGTCGCTGTCACCCGGAGTCCTTTCAGAGACAGACTGCCCTCCTATG GTGTCTCGCGTCCTCGTTCCGGAAGTGCCCCTCCGAACCCCGTCAACATACTGAGCATGCCCAGCAAATCACCGCCTCCGCCGCACACTAGACAGAAGACATCAAACATTTCCAAGGCCACTGGGAAACCTCAGATAGGATCATCACAA ACCTCCCCATCCTTCCACCCGTGGAAGTCTTCTAGTGGTCTTTCTGCATTCTCATGGGTGTTGTACTCATACCCCCGTGGTCCCCCGTCCCCTATGAGGGGCAGCGTGGATTCCCTGCTTCACCTGTTTGGCTTCTGCCTGTTTGACGCTGCTCTCGTTGACAAAGACTCTGCCCCTAACG ACCGCTGGGAAGATGGACGAGCTGAGGCCtgtgggacactttgtcggATCTTCTGTTGTAAGAAAACCTCAGAAGATGTCCTTCCCGTGTACCTGTCGAG GTTCTATGCAGTCCTTCTGCAGGGTCTGTGGGTGTGTGAAAGCCTAAGCCCTGTTGTGTCCTCCATCCTGCTCCACTCGTCCTCGTTGTTTTGCTGTGATCTGCCTGGAGTCAACCTACTGCTCCCTTCGTTCATCTCCATCTTGGAGAAGGTTCTGCTGGAAAG GGAGATGCTGAGCTTGAAGGCCTTCGTGAGCCTGGCAGACTTGCGGCGGGCATCCATCTTGGTGCTGATGTCACTCTTGCCCCTTCCCCAGCAGTTCGGACCAGTCCAGCTGGCG TCGCTCCGAGACACCAGTGATGATGAAGCCACCACGGGAAGCTTCCAGTCCCACAAGCTGCGCCTGATCGGTTTGCTGATGGGTTCTCTGCAGACAGAGGCTGACAGTACCAACACGCAGATGCTGCTAG CGGCCGTCTTGACTCTGGTTCAGGACTGCGCTCTGAAGGAGCTTGAGGGACAAACTCACCAGGCAACAAAAACTCACTATGCCGGACACAGGGGAACCAAACGCACCGACAGATCTA CCGACCAATCAGCCATGGCGGCAGTCCTGTGGATAGATATTGTGCATCTGCTGACTCAACATCTGACCGTCCAGTGGAGGAACGACTCAGGGGTTTGCCTGGTGGCCATGGAGATTTTGGCAGGACTGGCCAGGGTGAATGTGGCCGTGGCGGAGCAGGAAAAGAAGCGAGTGGTCAGCTCGATCTGTCGCTACATTGAGTTCCAGTGCGGTCGTCCTCCACCGCTTCACTCCAGAGAGCTTCATTCCATCATTGTGGTGGCCTTTCATTGCCTCAGCACTTGGATTACAAGTCACCATGACATCCTGGAGGACCAG GAGTGCTTGCTGGAGCTTTTTGAGATTGTGGAGCTCGGCGTGTCAGGTAGCAAATCCAGACAGGAAGAGGAAGTACGGTGCCGAGAGGAGAAAGAACTGAATCCCGTCTCTTTGAGAGTGAAGGAGGCAGCTGAAGCCACGCTAAATTG CATCATGCAGGTGTCTGGAGCTAGCTCATCCTTTGGAAGCTCTTCAGACGAGGATGCACTGATTGGCTGCTCCGGTCTGAGTGACAGAACCCTGAAAAAGTTCAGATATTTTGCTTTGGATGCTTCTGTGATCCTAGGAATTCTGGAACAAGATCAGGGACCTGAACAAG CTTCTGCATCGTGCCCATCACTCATGGTGCTGATTCGAGGACAGTTTTCACATCACTCCTGGATTCTTCAGCAACGTCTTCATcccagagaggaaaaaaatagtcCAAAG TTTTCCATGCAGAAAGCGGTCAGACTTCAGGAAAGTGGTGGCGGTGAAGACCAGGTGTATGCTGCAATATCACACTGTGGGTCTGGTGTCAAAAATCCGCTGTCTCTGGAAACCATCAACACAGTTCCTTTGGTTGAAGCAGACATGAGTATTCCTGACATTTGGGAAGGCCTGACTGAGGAG GAGAAGCAGCGTCTAAATCATCTCCGAGCAACTTTGGAGCAACAGCAGCTGGTGGAGGCGGATATCTGCCGGTCTGTTGCCATAACAACGTGTGCACCTGCACCATGTCCTCGTCCTGCCACTCACGTCCAGAATGCGAGGCTCTTCCTGTCCCACTTGGGCCTGGTGACTCCTGAGACTGTGAAA GAATTTGGTAGCGGGGATGTTCCAGCTCAGTTGGTATCACTGGATTCATCAATACCAGGATTTTGTGAGGACCTGAGACGTTTAGACCAGCTCCCTTTCAAAACCCAGGACTCTGCCTTCATCTTCTATGTGAGGGCAGGACAGAAGACAGCAACTGAG ATTTTACATAATGTGGAGTCGTGTGCAAATGTGTCTTGTCACTTCCTGGATTTCCTGTCCAGTTTGGGTCGGCCAGTAGCTCGACGCAGACGCGAGGTTGTAG AATTCGTGGCTGCCCTGGGGCAGAGCGGCGGACACGCGTTTGATGGCGATCGCTTTGTTCTCAAGTACGAGGACGCCCTGACAGACATCACCTTCATCGTTCCGTCTTCATCATCGCCAG CTTGGTCAAAGCAGTGGAAGGAGGCGGATTCAGATCTTCAAAGGTTGGCTGAAGATCGACACAAATCCAAGCTAATGATTGTGTGGGTAGAACGGTTAGAGGACATTG aggCCTTTCCTGTTTGTGAGCTGACCAAAAGCCAATCTTCCAACTG TCCTCGCGACGTGTCTGTCAGTGCATGGGAGACCCAAGTGATGTTCGTCCACGGCCTCCGTAGCGGCCTCTTCCGGATCATCACACGTGGCAATTCCGGCAGCAAGTGGAGTTTGCTGCCGCCGCTGGTGGACGGGATCGTCGTCAGCAGGCGTACTCTCG GCCCTTTGGTGATGGAGACTATGTTGAACGGTTGCCGTCGGCGACAGTCGTGCGGCGATTCCGCCCCACCGCCACACGTCAACAGGAAGTTGCTGATCGGCGAGATGGTCGGTCGCTACCGCACCCGCCGCTCAGAACCCGCCGACTTCTACGGCGCCCTATTTCAACAACCCTGA
- the LOC127607700 gene encoding ral GTPase-activating protein subunit beta-like isoform X5, whose product MDQSARSGRGHVSALACFPNHVAREVAVAVVTTLGGCLGNPPSRSLLRTEAQVKWTMEVLCFSLSLPLDSDTVRVCVDIYTHWMSVLVSPRDSIPPPLIKEPNVYVQKILRHLRTLFMPRPDRSSPAYASVCPRVLAAVQLLAKEGAGMSGETWEMLLHFLICINQSVLDTLTSAPICQPLSLPSMEVLFQVSLVSCSRCFPPRSFWLSWRQMMTTWRFQPAALDQWTRVVTALTSRLLRLSFGPDFPHLKVPDEDATLIPDDMDHQVTLQTWFRFLHLISNPVDLKRPPAYGPVPPGQEDVFLTAMSTISRLVDAFLGVSVVCGEPGDQTLMNTGLSTRIHFRDRLPSLGVAVTRSPFRDRLPSYGVSRPRSGSAPPNPVNILSMPSKSPPPPHTRQKTSNISKATGKPQIGSSQTSPSFHPWKSSSGLSAFSWVLYSYPRGPPSPMRGSVDSLLHLFGFCLFDAALVDKDSAPNDRWEDGRAEACGTLCRIFCCKKTSEDVLPVYLSRFYAVLLQGLWVCESLSPVVSSILLHSSSLFCCDLPGVNLLLPSFISILEKVLLEREMLSLKAFVSLADLRRASILVLMSLLPLPQQFGPVQLASLRDTSDDEATTGSFQSHKLRLIGLLMGSLQTEADSTNTQMLLAAVLTLVQDCALKELEGQTHQATKTHYAGHRGTKRTDRSTDQSAMAAVLWIDIVHLLTQHLTVQWRNDSGVCLVAMEILAGLARVNVAVAEQEKKRVVSSICRYIEFQCGRPPPLHSRELHSIIVVAFHCLSTWITSHHDILEDQECLLELFEIVELGVSGSKSRQEEEVRCREEKELNPVSLRVKEAAEATLNCIMQVSGASSSFGSSSDEDALIGCSGLSDRTLKKFRYFALDASVILGILEQDQGPEQASASCPSLMVLIRGQFSHHSWILQQRLHPREEKNSPKFSMQKAVRLQESGGGEDQVYAAISHCGSGVKNPLSLETINTVPLVEADMSIPDIWEGLTEEEKQRLNHLRATLEQQQLVEADICRSVAITTCAPAPCPRPATHVQNARLFLSHLGLVTPETVKEFGSGDVPAQLVSLDSSIPGFCEDLRRLDQLPFKTQDSAFIFYVRAGQKTATEILHNVESCANVSCHFLDFLSSLGRPVARRRREVVEFVAALGQSGGHAFDGDRFVLKYEDALTDITFIVPSSSSPAWSKQWKEADSDLQRLAEDRHKSKLMIVWVERLEDIEAFPVCELTKSQSSNCAWETQVMFVHGLRSGLFRIITRGNSGSKWSLLPPLVDGIVVSRRTLGPLVMETMLNGCRRRQSCGDSAPPPHVNRKLLIGEMVGRYRTRRSEPADFYGALFQQP is encoded by the exons GTGAAGTGGACGATGGAGGTTTTGTGCTTCAGCCTAAGCCTACCGCTGGACTCCGACACGGTCCGCGTATGCGTGGACATCTACACGCACTGGATGTCAGTGCTGGTGTCCCCACGAGACTCCATCCCTCCGCCACTCATCAAGGAGCCCAACGTTTATGTCCAGAAGATCCTTAGACACCTTCGGACCTTGTTCATGCCCAG GCCGGACCGTTCCAGTCCGGCGTACGCGTCTGTCTGCCCGCGTGTGCTGGCTGCAGTTCAGCTGCTGGCGAAAGAGGGCGCTGGCATGAGCGGGGAGACCTGGGAAATGCTGCTTCACTTCCTGATTTGTATCAACCAATCAGTACTGGACACACTCACCTCTGCAC CTATTTGCCAGCCACTGTCCCTACCATCCATGGAAGTCCTGTTCCAGGTTAGTCTGGTGTCCTGTTCCCGCTGTTTCCCACCTCGGTCCTTTTGGCTGTCGTGGAGACAGATGATGACCACATGGCGGTTTCAGCCTGCCGCATTGGACCAGTGGACACGGGTTGTCACTGCTCTAACATCCAG GTTGCTGCGTCTGAGTTTTGGTCCTGACTTCCCTCATTTGAAGGTCCCAGATGAGGACGCCACTCTGATCCCTGATGACATGGACCACCAAGTCACCCTCCAGACCTGGTTCAGGTTTCTGCATTTGATTAG TAATCCTGTAGACCTGAAGCGTCCACCGGCTTACGGCCCAGTTCCTCCAGGACAGGAAGACGTCTTCCTCACAGCCATGTCTACCATCAGTAGATTGGTGGATGCATTTCTGG GTGTCTCTGTGGTCTGTGGAGAACCAGGGGACCAAACGCTGATGAACACAG GACTTTCAACCAGAATCCATTTTAGAGACCGTCTGCCTTCTCTCG GTGTCGCTGTCACCCGGAGTCCTTTCAGAGACAGACTGCCCTCCTATG GTGTCTCGCGTCCTCGTTCCGGAAGTGCCCCTCCGAACCCCGTCAACATACTGAGCATGCCCAGCAAATCACCGCCTCCGCCGCACACTAGACAGAAGACATCAAACATTTCCAAGGCCACTGGGAAACCTCAGATAGGATCATCACAA ACCTCCCCATCCTTCCACCCGTGGAAGTCTTCTAGTGGTCTTTCTGCATTCTCATGGGTGTTGTACTCATACCCCCGTGGTCCCCCGTCCCCTATGAGGGGCAGCGTGGATTCCCTGCTTCACCTGTTTGGCTTCTGCCTGTTTGACGCTGCTCTCGTTGACAAAGACTCTGCCCCTAACG ACCGCTGGGAAGATGGACGAGCTGAGGCCtgtgggacactttgtcggATCTTCTGTTGTAAGAAAACCTCAGAAGATGTCCTTCCCGTGTACCTGTCGAG GTTCTATGCAGTCCTTCTGCAGGGTCTGTGGGTGTGTGAAAGCCTAAGCCCTGTTGTGTCCTCCATCCTGCTCCACTCGTCCTCGTTGTTTTGCTGTGATCTGCCTGGAGTCAACCTACTGCTCCCTTCGTTCATCTCCATCTTGGAGAAGGTTCTGCTGGAAAG GGAGATGCTGAGCTTGAAGGCCTTCGTGAGCCTGGCAGACTTGCGGCGGGCATCCATCTTGGTGCTGATGTCACTCTTGCCCCTTCCCCAGCAGTTCGGACCAGTCCAGCTGGCG TCGCTCCGAGACACCAGTGATGATGAAGCCACCACGGGAAGCTTCCAGTCCCACAAGCTGCGCCTGATCGGTTTGCTGATGGGTTCTCTGCAGACAGAGGCTGACAGTACCAACACGCAGATGCTGCTAG CGGCCGTCTTGACTCTGGTTCAGGACTGCGCTCTGAAGGAGCTTGAGGGACAAACTCACCAGGCAACAAAAACTCACTATGCCGGACACAGGGGAACCAAACGCACCGACAGATCTA CCGACCAATCAGCCATGGCGGCAGTCCTGTGGATAGATATTGTGCATCTGCTGACTCAACATCTGACCGTCCAGTGGAGGAACGACTCAGGGGTTTGCCTGGTGGCCATGGAGATTTTGGCAGGACTGGCCAGGGTGAATGTGGCCGTGGCGGAGCAGGAAAAGAAGCGAGTGGTCAGCTCGATCTGTCGCTACATTGAGTTCCAGTGCGGTCGTCCTCCACCGCTTCACTCCAGAGAGCTTCATTCCATCATTGTGGTGGCCTTTCATTGCCTCAGCACTTGGATTACAAGTCACCATGACATCCTGGAGGACCAG GAGTGCTTGCTGGAGCTTTTTGAGATTGTGGAGCTCGGCGTGTCAGGTAGCAAATCCAGACAGGAAGAGGAAGTACGGTGCCGAGAGGAGAAAGAACTGAATCCCGTCTCTTTGAGAGTGAAGGAGGCAGCTGAAGCCACGCTAAATTG CATCATGCAGGTGTCTGGAGCTAGCTCATCCTTTGGAAGCTCTTCAGACGAGGATGCACTGATTGGCTGCTCCGGTCTGAGTGACAGAACCCTGAAAAAGTTCAGATATTTTGCTTTGGATGCTTCTGTGATCCTAGGAATTCTGGAACAAGATCAGGGACCTGAACAAG CTTCTGCATCGTGCCCATCACTCATGGTGCTGATTCGAGGACAGTTTTCACATCACTCCTGGATTCTTCAGCAACGTCTTCATcccagagaggaaaaaaatagtcCAAAG TTTTCCATGCAGAAAGCGGTCAGACTTCAGGAAAGTGGTGGCGGTGAAGACCAGGTGTATGCTGCAATATCACACTGTGGGTCTGGTGTCAAAAATCCGCTGTCTCTGGAAACCATCAACACAGTTCCTTTGGTTGAAGCAGACATGAGTATTCCTGACATTTGGGAAGGCCTGACTGAGGAG GAGAAGCAGCGTCTAAATCATCTCCGAGCAACTTTGGAGCAACAGCAGCTGGTGGAGGCGGATATCTGCCGGTCTGTTGCCATAACAACGTGTGCACCTGCACCATGTCCTCGTCCTGCCACTCACGTCCAGAATGCGAGGCTCTTCCTGTCCCACTTGGGCCTGGTGACTCCTGAGACTGTGAAA GAATTTGGTAGCGGGGATGTTCCAGCTCAGTTGGTATCACTGGATTCATCAATACCAGGATTTTGTGAGGACCTGAGACGTTTAGACCAGCTCCCTTTCAAAACCCAGGACTCTGCCTTCATCTTCTATGTGAGGGCAGGACAGAAGACAGCAACTGAG ATTTTACATAATGTGGAGTCGTGTGCAAATGTGTCTTGTCACTTCCTGGATTTCCTGTCCAGTTTGGGTCGGCCAGTAGCTCGACGCAGACGCGAGGTTGTAG AATTCGTGGCTGCCCTGGGGCAGAGCGGCGGACACGCGTTTGATGGCGATCGCTTTGTTCTCAAGTACGAGGACGCCCTGACAGACATCACCTTCATCGTTCCGTCTTCATCATCGCCAG CTTGGTCAAAGCAGTGGAAGGAGGCGGATTCAGATCTTCAAAGGTTGGCTGAAGATCGACACAAATCCAAGCTAATGATTGTGTGGGTAGAACGGTTAGAGGACATTG aggCCTTTCCTGTTTGTGAGCTGACCAAAAGCCAATCTTCCAACTG TGCATGGGAGACCCAAGTGATGTTCGTCCACGGCCTCCGTAGCGGCCTCTTCCGGATCATCACACGTGGCAATTCCGGCAGCAAGTGGAGTTTGCTGCCGCCGCTGGTGGACGGGATCGTCGTCAGCAGGCGTACTCTCG GCCCTTTGGTGATGGAGACTATGTTGAACGGTTGCCGTCGGCGACAGTCGTGCGGCGATTCCGCCCCACCGCCACACGTCAACAGGAAGTTGCTGATCGGCGAGATGGTCGGTCGCTACCGCACCCGCCGCTCAGAACCCGCCGACTTCTACGGCGCCCTATTTCAACAACCCTGA